One window of the Conexibacter sp. SYSU D00693 genome contains the following:
- a CDS encoding PadR family transcriptional regulator, which produces MSTSRRTQEAVAEAAPLERAGEAVGRAAPGPGSGDPLVGELRRAGLVPLLVLHFLEGGPSYGGALMERVATLTGGLVAVNPNTMYPLLRRLEGEGLVAGEWEHPERRSRRFYRITEAGSAERARLAEALAPRLRVTAQALQAIDAELGG; this is translated from the coding sequence GTGTCGACGTCCAGGCGCACCCAGGAGGCGGTAGCGGAGGCCGCCCCGCTGGAGCGCGCCGGGGAGGCCGTCGGCCGCGCGGCGCCGGGACCGGGGTCGGGCGACCCCCTCGTCGGCGAGCTGCGCCGGGCGGGGCTGGTCCCGCTGCTCGTCCTGCACTTCCTCGAGGGCGGCCCGTCCTACGGCGGGGCGCTGATGGAGCGCGTCGCGACGCTCACCGGCGGCCTCGTCGCCGTGAACCCGAACACGATGTACCCGCTGCTGCGCCGCCTCGAGGGCGAGGGCCTGGTGGCGGGGGAGTGGGAGCACCCCGAGCGCCGGTCGCGGCGCTTCTACCGGATCACCGAGGCGGGCTCCGCCGAGCGCGCGCGGCTGGCCGAGGCGCTGGCGCCGCGGCTGCGCGTGACCGCCCAGGCGCTGCAGGCGATCGACGCGGAGCTCGGCGGCTGA
- a CDS encoding acyl-CoA dehydrogenase family protein: MVDFTLTDEQKNLRELAHDFAEKEIRPVAWEFDKDGTWPQKIIEKAHEVGLMNTHAPEQYGGPGLGYLDGCIIEEELAWGCSGIQTSLGANGLASAPVALGGSDEVQREFFGELTAEPKLASFCLTEPGAGSDVSSMRTTATRKGDKFVLNGQKCFITNGTYADWYTVYAKTDKDAGHRGISAFLVRRDDTVIIDKKEDKMGQRASNTATVTFNDTEVDAKYLLGEENKGFKLAMMTLDRTRPGVAAMATGIARAAMEFAIDYSKERVQFGVPIAMHQAIQFIIADMATKVHLARLATWNSAVLLDQGSRNTIESSHAKRFAADTAMEVATEAVQVYGGYGFIKEYPVEKLMRDAKIMQLYEGTSQIQRLVIARETLLPRRAESTVAA; the protein is encoded by the coding sequence GTGGTCGACTTCACGCTGACCGACGAGCAGAAGAACCTGCGCGAGCTTGCACACGACTTCGCGGAGAAGGAGATCCGTCCGGTCGCGTGGGAGTTCGACAAGGACGGCACCTGGCCGCAGAAGATCATCGAGAAGGCCCACGAGGTCGGCCTGATGAACACGCACGCGCCCGAGCAGTACGGCGGGCCGGGCCTCGGCTACCTCGACGGCTGCATCATCGAGGAGGAGCTCGCCTGGGGCTGCTCCGGCATCCAGACCTCCCTCGGCGCCAACGGCCTGGCCTCCGCGCCCGTCGCCCTCGGCGGCTCCGACGAGGTCCAGCGCGAGTTCTTCGGCGAGCTGACCGCCGAGCCGAAGCTCGCCTCGTTCTGCCTCACCGAGCCGGGCGCCGGCTCCGACGTCTCGTCGATGCGCACGACGGCCACGCGCAAGGGCGACAAGTTCGTCCTCAACGGCCAGAAGTGCTTCATCACCAACGGCACCTACGCCGACTGGTACACGGTCTACGCCAAGACCGACAAGGACGCCGGCCACCGCGGCATCTCCGCCTTCCTCGTGCGTCGTGATGACACGGTCATCATCGACAAGAAGGAGGACAAGATGGGTCAGCGCGCCTCCAACACGGCGACGGTGACCTTCAACGACACCGAGGTCGACGCCAAGTACCTCCTCGGCGAGGAGAACAAGGGCTTCAAGCTCGCGATGATGACCCTCGACCGCACCCGTCCGGGCGTCGCCGCCATGGCGACCGGCATCGCGCGCGCGGCGATGGAGTTCGCCATCGACTACTCGAAGGAGCGCGTGCAGTTCGGCGTGCCGATCGCCATGCACCAGGCGATCCAGTTCATCATCGCCGACATGGCCACGAAGGTGCACCTCGCGCGCCTGGCCACCTGGAACTCGGCCGTCCTGCTCGACCAGGGGTCGCGCAACACGATCGAGTCCTCGCACGCCAAGCGCTTCGCCGCGGACACCGCGATGGAGGTCGCCACCGAGGCCGTCCAGGTCTACGGCGGCTACGGCTTCATCAAGGAGTACCCCGTCGAGAAGCTGATGCGTGACGCGAAGATCATGCAGCTCTACGAGGGCACGTCGCAGATCCAGCGCCTCGTCATCGCGCGCGAGACGCTCCTGCCGCGCCGCGCCGAGTCGACGGTCGCCGCCTAG
- a CDS encoding SRPBCC family protein yields MGRVRASIDVPGRPFDAEALWYDTARWPTFVDGLHHVARQDAGWPREVGARVVWDSTPGGRGRVVEVVEAFEQRTGQTAFVEDEHVRGTQRVAFTALDGDRTRVEIAFEYTIKRRGGWTPLVDMVFVRRPFREALERTLTRFARELRADRDLLA; encoded by the coding sequence ATGGGCCGCGTGCGCGCGAGCATCGACGTCCCGGGCCGCCCCTTCGACGCCGAGGCGCTCTGGTACGACACCGCCCGCTGGCCGACGTTCGTCGACGGACTGCACCACGTCGCCCGTCAGGACGCGGGCTGGCCCCGCGAGGTCGGTGCGCGTGTCGTCTGGGACTCGACCCCCGGCGGGCGCGGGCGCGTCGTCGAGGTCGTCGAGGCCTTCGAGCAGCGCACGGGGCAGACGGCGTTCGTGGAGGACGAGCACGTCCGCGGCACGCAGCGCGTCGCCTTCACCGCCCTGGACGGCGACCGCACGCGCGTCGAGATCGCCTTCGAGTACACGATCAAGCGCCGCGGCGGATGGACGCCGCTGGTTGACATGGTGTTCGTCCGCCGGCCCTTCCGCGAGGCGCTCGAACGGACGTTGACGCGCTTCGCCAGGGAGCTGCGGGCAGACCGCGACCTCCTCGCCTGA
- a CDS encoding lytic murein transglycosylase produces MTKRKKLTAGLLVAGTFSAGFGAAVLPAPAQPRTLVITLLGGQQITVQIDVPPGTPLDKVPIPGIKLPIVSIQEVGGPAAAPTPTSPEPAPTTEQPAQTQPEAVLPDAPKAEEQAEQETTGKAKRAARKEQPAGEEQAAGQPQDEEQQAKDDADQAPADPGRTADGVPTLDNPGLSIADLGPAPVGVPNFFIEKFRIPPFLLPIYQAAGIEYGVRWEVLAAINEIETDYGRNTNVSSAGAVGWMQFLPSTWRQYGVDANKDGKKDPYNPVDAIFAAARYLKAADAAKDLRGAIFAYNHADWYVDSVLLRARLIGGLPADLVGSLTGLTQGHFPVHAKARYANDVSEADTKRRIAKGRNAALPVESESGRRSVDIFAKPGSPVIAVQDGKIVKIGKTERLGRFIQLRDVYGNTYTYAHLKKLAAGYPVPKKLSVSRDEVKDELGLDQQAKKDPKPTAPATAGAQPAKESAPAKARTTGAKPKAADTADGAGQTLEKERLFANPARKRAYKAGGEEQLLNQDLLSGYTTFKSYFTQVFGLKRSEVRIKPLQVGSKVVAGTILGRIGKTSPTKASHVQFEIRPAGRGAPRIDPKPILDGWKLLESTSVYRAQGKNPLFGPDAKTPSIGQILLMSKEQLQRQVAEDPRIELYECGRRDVQAGNIDRRVLATLSFLSASGLKPSVSSLRCGHSLMTASGNVSHHSSGNAVDIAKVNGIPILGHQGAGSITEMTIRRLLTLQGSMKPAQIISLMTFEGADNTMSLPDHADHIHVGWRPQLGQTVDGRKLDAVLKPSQWIKLIDRLGDIDNPTVRTSPSKYAVEVPKPERASDAHEGE; encoded by the coding sequence ATGACGAAGCGCAAGAAGCTGACCGCCGGCCTGCTCGTGGCCGGCACGTTCTCGGCCGGCTTCGGCGCCGCCGTCCTCCCTGCCCCCGCGCAGCCGAGGACGCTGGTGATCACCCTGCTGGGCGGCCAGCAGATCACGGTCCAGATCGACGTCCCGCCCGGCACGCCGCTGGACAAGGTCCCGATCCCGGGGATCAAGCTCCCGATCGTCTCGATCCAGGAGGTGGGCGGCCCCGCCGCGGCCCCCACGCCGACCTCGCCCGAGCCGGCGCCCACGACGGAGCAGCCGGCCCAGACGCAGCCCGAGGCCGTCCTCCCGGATGCGCCGAAGGCCGAGGAGCAGGCCGAGCAGGAGACCACGGGCAAGGCCAAGCGCGCCGCGCGCAAGGAGCAGCCCGCCGGCGAGGAGCAGGCCGCCGGCCAGCCGCAGGACGAGGAGCAGCAGGCCAAGGACGACGCCGACCAGGCGCCGGCCGACCCGGGCCGCACGGCCGACGGCGTCCCCACGCTCGACAACCCGGGCCTCTCGATCGCCGACCTCGGCCCCGCGCCGGTCGGCGTCCCCAACTTCTTCATCGAGAAGTTCCGGATCCCGCCCTTCCTGCTGCCGATCTACCAGGCCGCCGGCATCGAGTACGGCGTGCGCTGGGAGGTCCTGGCCGCGATCAACGAGATCGAGACGGACTACGGGCGCAACACGAACGTCTCGTCCGCCGGCGCCGTCGGCTGGATGCAGTTCCTGCCGTCGACGTGGCGCCAGTACGGCGTTGACGCCAACAAGGACGGCAAGAAGGACCCGTACAACCCGGTCGACGCGATCTTCGCGGCGGCGCGCTACCTCAAGGCGGCCGACGCCGCCAAGGACCTGCGCGGCGCGATCTTCGCCTACAACCACGCCGACTGGTACGTCGACTCCGTCCTGCTGCGCGCACGCCTCATCGGCGGCCTGCCCGCCGACCTCGTCGGCTCGCTGACCGGCCTCACGCAGGGCCACTTCCCGGTCCACGCCAAGGCGCGCTACGCCAACGACGTCTCCGAGGCCGACACGAAGCGCCGGATCGCCAAGGGCCGCAACGCGGCGCTGCCGGTCGAGAGCGAGTCGGGCCGTCGCAGCGTCGACATCTTCGCCAAGCCCGGCTCCCCGGTCATCGCCGTCCAGGACGGCAAGATCGTGAAGATCGGCAAGACCGAGCGCCTCGGCCGGTTCATCCAGCTGCGCGACGTCTACGGCAACACGTACACGTACGCGCACCTGAAGAAGCTCGCGGCCGGCTACCCGGTCCCGAAGAAGCTCTCGGTCTCGCGCGACGAGGTCAAGGACGAGCTCGGCCTCGACCAGCAGGCCAAGAAGGACCCGAAGCCCACCGCCCCGGCCACCGCCGGCGCCCAGCCGGCCAAGGAGTCGGCGCCGGCCAAGGCGCGCACCACGGGCGCCAAGCCCAAGGCGGCCGACACCGCCGACGGCGCGGGCCAGACGCTCGAGAAGGAGCGCCTGTTCGCCAACCCCGCGCGCAAGCGCGCGTACAAGGCGGGCGGCGAGGAGCAGCTCCTCAACCAGGACCTGCTCTCGGGCTACACCACGTTCAAGTCGTACTTCACGCAGGTCTTCGGCCTCAAGAGGTCCGAGGTCCGCATCAAGCCGCTCCAGGTCGGCTCGAAGGTCGTCGCCGGCACCATCCTGGGCCGCATCGGCAAGACGTCGCCGACCAAGGCCTCGCACGTCCAGTTCGAGATCCGCCCGGCCGGCCGCGGCGCCCCGCGCATCGACCCGAAGCCGATCCTCGACGGCTGGAAGCTGCTCGAGTCGACGTCGGTGTACCGCGCCCAGGGCAAGAACCCGCTCTTCGGCCCCGACGCCAAGACGCCGTCGATCGGCCAGATCCTGCTCATGAGCAAGGAGCAGCTCCAGCGCCAGGTCGCCGAGGACCCGCGCATCGAGCTCTACGAGTGCGGCCGCCGCGACGTCCAGGCGGGCAACATCGACCGCCGCGTGCTGGCCACCCTGTCCTTCCTGTCGGCCTCCGGCCTCAAGCCGTCGGTCAGCTCGCTGCGCTGCGGCCACTCGCTGATGACCGCGTCGGGCAACGTCTCGCACCACAGCTCGGGCAACGCGGTCGACATCGCGAAGGTCAACGGCATCCCGATCCTCGGCCACCAGGGCGCGGGCTCGATCACCGAGATGACCATCCGCCGCCTCCTGACCCTGCAGGGGTCGATGAAGCCGGCACAGATCATCTCGCTGATGACCTTCGAGGGCGCGGACAACACGATGTCGCTGCCCGACCACGCCGACCACATCCACGTCGGGTGGCGCCCGCAGCTCGGGCAGACCGTCGACGGGCGCAAGCTCGACGCGGTCCTCAAGCCCTCGCAGTGGATCAAGCTGATCGACCGCCTCGGCGACATCGACAACCCGACCGTGCGCACCTCGCCGTCGAAGTACGCCGTCGAGGTCCCCAAGCCCGAGCGCGCCAGCGACGCCCACGAGGGCGAGTGA
- a CDS encoding TetR/AcrR family transcriptional regulator has protein sequence MADLQSPAAERPLRADARRNRDALLAAAREAFATEGIDASLDDIARSAGVGSGTLYRHFPTRESLVDAAFRDSVEGLATKAEALLQEDDAGEALVTWLVALLEHVTTFHGLASRLVVCVSDASSPLHDACRTMDGAMNALADRATAQGALREGVDVSDLGTLVHGIALAAERRTEDPELARRLLRMALDGLRA, from the coding sequence ATGGCCGATCTGCAGTCCCCCGCCGCTGAGCGCCCGCTCCGCGCCGACGCGCGGCGCAACCGCGACGCGCTGCTCGCCGCCGCCCGCGAGGCCTTCGCCACCGAGGGCATCGACGCGTCGCTCGACGACATCGCCCGCAGCGCCGGCGTCGGCTCCGGCACGCTCTACCGCCACTTCCCGACCCGCGAGTCGCTCGTCGACGCCGCGTTCCGAGACTCCGTCGAGGGGCTCGCGACGAAGGCCGAGGCGCTCCTGCAGGAGGACGACGCGGGGGAGGCGCTGGTCACCTGGCTCGTCGCGCTGCTCGAGCACGTCACGACCTTCCACGGCCTCGCGAGCCGGCTCGTCGTCTGCGTCAGCGACGCCAGCTCGCCGCTGCACGACGCCTGCCGGACCATGGACGGCGCGATGAACGCCCTGGCCGACCGCGCCACCGCCCAGGGCGCGCTGCGCGAGGGCGTCGACGTCTCGGACCTCGGGACGCTCGTCCACGGCATCGCCCTCGCGGCCGAGCGTCGCACCGAGGACCCCGAGCTGGCGCGCCGCCTGCTGCGCATGGCCCTCGACGGGCTGCGCGCCTAG
- a CDS encoding NAD-dependent deacylase — MTPATTDRVQQLASLIREAESVVALTGAGISVPSGIPDFRSPGTGLWEGVNPMEVAHIDAWRADPRRFWEFYGQRFASLEGKEPNGAHRVLVELERRGRLDGVVTQNIDRLHRLAGSANLVEVHGTIDTSSCLSCGARFPLDEVRARLAATGLPACDCGEPLKPDVVLFGEFLPDGALEQAYALAGTADVLLCIGSSLEVHPIAQLPGVTKTNGGEVAIVTRGPTPWDRHAAVKLDGDVVGELEALLAAL, encoded by the coding sequence ATGACGCCCGCGACGACCGACCGCGTCCAGCAGCTCGCCTCGCTCATCCGCGAGGCGGAGTCGGTCGTCGCGCTCACGGGCGCCGGGATCTCCGTGCCCTCGGGGATCCCGGACTTCCGCTCGCCCGGCACCGGGCTGTGGGAGGGCGTGAACCCGATGGAGGTCGCGCACATCGACGCGTGGCGGGCCGACCCCCGGCGCTTCTGGGAGTTCTACGGCCAGCGCTTCGCCTCGCTCGAGGGCAAGGAGCCCAACGGCGCGCACCGCGTGCTCGTCGAGCTCGAGCGCCGCGGGAGGCTCGACGGCGTCGTCACGCAGAACATCGACCGCCTGCACCGCCTGGCCGGGTCCGCGAACCTCGTCGAGGTCCACGGGACGATCGACACGTCCTCGTGCCTGTCCTGTGGTGCGCGCTTCCCGCTGGACGAGGTCCGCGCGCGCCTGGCCGCGACCGGCCTGCCGGCCTGCGACTGCGGCGAGCCGCTCAAGCCCGACGTCGTCCTCTTCGGCGAGTTCCTGCCCGACGGCGCGCTCGAGCAGGCCTACGCGCTGGCGGGGACGGCCGACGTCCTGCTCTGCATCGGGTCCTCGCTGGAGGTCCACCCGATCGCCCAGTTGCCGGGGGTCACGAAGACCAACGGCGGCGAGGTCGCGATCGTCACCCGGGGCCCGACGCCCTGGGACCGCCACGCCGCGGTGAAGCTCGACGGCGACGTCGTCGGCGAGCTCGAGGCGCTGCTCGCGGCGCTGTGA
- a CDS encoding aldo/keto reductase: MRRALGSTGLEVHPLCLGGNVFGWTVDGEQAFDVLDLFADATGGAGLVDTADAYSSWVPGHEGGESERLIGAWMRDRGRRGAVLLATKVGWQGGLGADHVRRSAAACLERLGVERVDLLYAHKDDPSTPLEETLRALDAVVRDGGAAHLGLSNYAPGRVREALAICDREGLTRPTVLQPPYSLVARGEFEGELQRLAVEERLGVAPYAALAGGFLTGKYTRGEAHQGARAGAVSRFEDDDAAWATVEALREIATARGVTPAAVAVAWVVAQEGVTAAIASATRTDQLRDLLAGAELELSAGELERLR, from the coding sequence ATGCGACGCGCACTCGGCAGCACCGGCCTCGAGGTCCACCCGCTCTGCCTGGGCGGCAACGTCTTCGGCTGGACGGTCGACGGCGAGCAGGCCTTCGACGTCCTCGACCTGTTCGCCGACGCGACGGGCGGCGCTGGGCTCGTCGACACCGCCGACGCGTACTCGTCGTGGGTGCCGGGCCACGAGGGCGGCGAGTCCGAGCGGCTGATCGGCGCGTGGATGCGCGATCGCGGACGCCGCGGGGCCGTCCTGCTCGCCACGAAGGTCGGCTGGCAGGGCGGGCTGGGCGCCGACCACGTCCGGCGCAGCGCGGCCGCCTGCCTCGAGCGCCTGGGCGTCGAGCGCGTCGACCTCCTCTACGCCCACAAGGACGACCCGTCGACGCCGCTCGAGGAGACCCTGCGGGCGCTCGACGCGGTCGTGCGCGACGGCGGCGCCGCGCACCTCGGGCTGTCGAACTACGCGCCCGGGCGGGTGCGCGAGGCGCTGGCGATCTGCGACCGCGAGGGCCTGACGCGGCCGACCGTCCTGCAGCCGCCGTACTCGCTGGTCGCCCGTGGGGAGTTCGAGGGCGAGCTGCAGCGCCTGGCCGTGGAGGAGCGCCTCGGCGTGGCGCCCTACGCGGCGCTGGCCGGCGGGTTCCTCACCGGCAAGTACACCCGCGGCGAGGCCCACCAGGGCGCGCGGGCGGGCGCGGTCTCCCGCTTCGAGGACGACGACGCCGCGTGGGCGACCGTCGAGGCGCTGCGCGAGATCGCGACGGCGCGCGGCGTGACGCCGGCGGCCGTCGCGGTCGCGTGGGTCGTCGCACAGGAGGGCGTCACGGCGGCGATCGCCAGCGCGACGCGCACCGACCAGCTGCGCGACCTGCTCGCCGGCGCCGAGCTCGAGCTCAGCGCCGGCGAGCTGGAACGGCTGCGCTAG
- a CDS encoding 3-hydroxyacyl-CoA dehydrogenase/enoyl-CoA hydratase family protein, with product MFVFKAAVVGAGTMGGQIAQTIAAAGIPVVLKDVKQEFVDAGLAEARGVTQGQIGRLVKKGKLTEEQAAAQVEEVLGRIHGTTSYEGFGDVDFVIEAVPERMEVKQAVFAELDAVTPGHAILASNTSSLSITEIGDATLRPEKVVGFHYFYPASVMPLIEVIEGDDTDAETTQAAVTFAQAIKKQPITCAEVPGFVVNRILMSGMSELWRAQEEQGLDIKAIDAGIQPRNVVPMGPYFLVNLLGLDTVIHVAEHLAESYGDRFYVSEGIQKLVADGKLGAKTGGEGVYDAEGNAQLAGDAEPDVDELVELLTLKTLVEACWVLEEGVATHRDIDFGMMAGAGLDPRRGLLPPFMKADVEGLDSVLERLERAQERHGDRFEPPVVLRRLVAQGRLGQKSGQGFYAYPQVDEDPVGEVVKLETRGDGVAIAWLANGQMNSIAPSVVADLRKVWDAVQERGIRALVIASSNPFLYSAGADIKAFTQMDEAQGEQLIHEAHALFRELGQKGVATIAAVNGLAFGGGCELAMACDVRIAARSALFGQPEVKLGIIPGFGGTQRLPRLVGSNKALEMNLIGDPVGAEEAYEFGLVNRVVPDHELLDQALQWARKLSEAAPIALEQIKRVSGAGDLDEGIEAEKQGFATAFRSEDAKEGISAFLGKRAPRWQGT from the coding sequence ATGTTCGTGTTCAAGGCCGCCGTCGTGGGCGCCGGGACCATGGGCGGCCAGATCGCGCAGACGATCGCCGCCGCGGGGATCCCGGTCGTCCTCAAGGACGTCAAGCAGGAGTTCGTCGACGCCGGGCTGGCCGAGGCCCGCGGCGTCACCCAGGGCCAGATCGGCCGCCTGGTCAAGAAGGGCAAGCTCACGGAGGAGCAGGCCGCCGCGCAGGTCGAGGAGGTCCTCGGCCGCATCCACGGCACGACGTCCTACGAGGGCTTCGGCGACGTCGACTTCGTCATCGAGGCCGTGCCGGAGCGCATGGAGGTCAAGCAGGCGGTCTTCGCCGAGCTCGACGCCGTCACGCCCGGCCACGCGATCCTCGCCTCGAACACGTCCTCGCTGTCGATCACCGAGATCGGCGACGCCACGCTGCGCCCCGAGAAGGTCGTCGGCTTCCACTACTTCTACCCCGCCTCGGTCATGCCGCTGATCGAGGTCATCGAGGGCGACGACACCGACGCGGAGACCACCCAGGCCGCCGTCACCTTCGCCCAGGCGATCAAGAAGCAGCCGATCACCTGCGCCGAGGTGCCGGGGTTCGTCGTCAACCGGATCCTCATGTCCGGGATGTCGGAGCTGTGGCGCGCCCAGGAGGAGCAGGGGCTCGACATCAAGGCGATCGACGCCGGCATCCAGCCGCGCAACGTCGTGCCGATGGGGCCGTACTTCCTCGTGAACCTGCTCGGCCTCGACACCGTCATCCACGTCGCCGAGCACCTGGCCGAGTCCTACGGCGACCGCTTCTACGTCTCCGAGGGCATCCAGAAGCTCGTCGCCGACGGCAAGCTCGGCGCGAAGACCGGCGGGGAGGGCGTCTACGACGCCGAGGGCAACGCCCAGCTCGCGGGCGACGCCGAGCCCGACGTCGACGAGCTCGTCGAGCTGCTCACGCTCAAGACGCTCGTCGAGGCCTGCTGGGTGCTCGAGGAGGGCGTCGCCACCCACCGCGACATCGACTTCGGGATGATGGCCGGCGCCGGCCTCGACCCCCGCCGCGGCCTGCTGCCGCCGTTCATGAAGGCCGACGTCGAGGGCCTCGACAGCGTCCTCGAGCGCCTCGAGCGCGCCCAGGAGCGCCACGGCGATCGCTTCGAGCCGCCGGTCGTCCTGCGCCGTCTCGTGGCCCAGGGCCGCCTCGGCCAGAAGAGCGGCCAGGGCTTCTACGCCTACCCGCAGGTCGACGAGGACCCGGTCGGCGAGGTCGTCAAGCTCGAGACCCGCGGCGACGGCGTGGCCATCGCGTGGCTGGCCAACGGCCAGATGAACTCGATCGCCCCGTCGGTCGTCGCGGACCTGCGCAAGGTCTGGGACGCCGTGCAGGAGCGCGGCATCCGCGCGCTGGTCATCGCGTCGTCCAACCCCTTCCTGTACAGCGCCGGCGCCGACATCAAGGCGTTCACGCAGATGGACGAGGCGCAGGGCGAGCAGCTCATCCACGAGGCGCACGCCCTGTTCCGCGAGCTGGGCCAGAAGGGCGTCGCCACGATCGCGGCGGTCAACGGCCTGGCCTTCGGCGGCGGCTGCGAGCTGGCCATGGCCTGCGACGTGCGCATCGCGGCGCGCTCGGCCCTCTTCGGCCAGCCGGAGGTCAAGCTCGGGATCATCCCCGGCTTCGGCGGCACCCAGCGGCTGCCGCGCCTGGTCGGCTCGAACAAGGCGCTCGAGATGAACCTCATCGGTGACCCGGTGGGGGCCGAGGAGGCCTACGAGTTCGGCCTGGTCAACCGCGTGGTGCCCGACCACGAGCTGCTCGACCAGGCGCTGCAGTGGGCGCGCAAGCTGTCCGAGGCGGCGCCGATCGCCCTCGAGCAGATCAAGCGCGTCAGCGGCGCCGGCGACCTCGACGAGGGCATCGAGGCCGAGAAGCAGGGCTTCGCGACCGCCTTCCGCTCGGAGGACGCCAAGGAGGGCATCAGCGCCTTCCTCGGCAAGCGCGCCCCGCGCTGGCAGGGCACGTAG
- a CDS encoding NAD-dependent epimerase/dehydratase family protein, which produces MAERILITGVANFWGQRLAERLLADGASVVGLDTRDPAPAIASRIDHVRADLRAPDLPDVLAGTGISAVVHNDVPQFPEPGRSARQLHDINVIGTLQLLAALGRLPEVRALVVRGSAAIYGSEPGAPAFFTEDMDRRYPLRTRWQRDVGELERLVDSFARRTPEVVCCVLRLQPVLGSTLDTPITRLFRAPVVPTHLGFDPRIQVVHEDDSIGALHAAVRHPARGAVNVAGEGTVSLSRMLRKLRRPALPLAGPLFGPAAGVASRVAGLPLPSDDVVRYLRYGRGVDTTRLVRDVGFTPRYSTAAAIEAVAADVRDEAVAA; this is translated from the coding sequence TTGGCAGAGCGCATCCTCATCACCGGGGTCGCCAACTTCTGGGGCCAGCGCCTGGCGGAGCGGCTGCTGGCCGACGGCGCCTCGGTCGTCGGGCTCGACACACGCGACCCGGCGCCCGCGATCGCGTCGCGGATCGACCACGTGCGCGCGGACCTGCGCGCGCCCGACCTCCCCGACGTGCTGGCCGGCACGGGGATCTCGGCGGTCGTCCACAACGACGTCCCGCAGTTCCCCGAGCCGGGCCGCAGCGCGCGCCAGCTGCACGACATCAACGTCATCGGCACGCTCCAGCTGCTCGCCGCGCTCGGGCGCCTGCCCGAGGTGCGCGCGCTCGTCGTGCGCGGCAGCGCGGCGATCTACGGCTCCGAGCCCGGCGCACCGGCGTTCTTCACCGAGGACATGGACCGCCGCTACCCCCTGCGCACGCGCTGGCAGCGCGACGTCGGGGAGCTCGAGCGCCTCGTCGACTCCTTCGCGCGGCGCACGCCCGAGGTCGTCTGCTGCGTCCTGCGCCTCCAGCCGGTGCTGGGCTCGACCCTCGACACGCCGATCACGCGCCTCTTCCGGGCGCCGGTCGTCCCGACGCACCTCGGGTTCGACCCGCGCATCCAGGTCGTCCACGAGGACGACTCGATCGGCGCGCTGCACGCGGCGGTGCGCCACCCGGCGCGGGGCGCGGTGAACGTCGCGGGGGAGGGGACGGTCTCGCTGAGCCGGATGCTGCGCAAGCTGCGCCGCCCCGCGCTGCCGCTGGCCGGGCCGCTGTTCGGGCCGGCGGCCGGCGTCGCCAGCCGCGTGGCGGGCCTGCCGCTGCCCAGCGACGACGTCGTGCGCTACCTGCGCTACGGCCGCGGGGTCGACACGACGCGCCTCGTGCGCGACGTCGGCTTCACGCCGCGCTACTCGACCGCCGCGGCCATCGAGGCCGTCGCCGCCGACGTCCGCGACGAGGCGGTGGCCGCGTGA
- the fdhD gene encoding formate dehydrogenase accessory sulfurtransferase FdhD, translating into MASDARLTRSVRRDGDVEDRVAVEEPLEVRVGGEPLAVTMRTPGHDEELAVGFLHGEGLLAGPPRSVGLPADLAANVVEVEADLAFEPSSRRFYATSSCGVCGKGALEEVARHAPELPDGPRVDRALLAALPDGLRQPGFAATGGLHATGLFDAAGELLLVREDVGRHNALDKVVGRALLDGLLPLHDRVLCVSGRLAFELVQKAALAGCPVLVGVGAPTSLAVSLARDRGMTLAGFARGGSVNVYADRGRVVDGGRPPGAAEG; encoded by the coding sequence GTGGCCTCCGACGCCCGCCTGACCCGCTCCGTGCGCCGCGACGGCGACGTGGAGGACCGCGTCGCCGTGGAGGAGCCGCTCGAGGTGCGGGTCGGCGGCGAGCCCCTGGCGGTGACGATGCGCACGCCCGGCCACGACGAGGAGCTCGCCGTGGGGTTCCTGCACGGTGAGGGGCTGCTGGCCGGCCCGCCGCGGTCGGTCGGCCTGCCCGCGGACCTCGCTGCCAACGTCGTCGAGGTCGAGGCGGACCTCGCCTTCGAGCCGTCGAGCCGGCGCTTCTACGCGACGTCGTCGTGCGGGGTGTGCGGCAAGGGCGCGCTCGAGGAGGTCGCCCGCCACGCGCCCGAGCTGCCCGACGGCCCGCGGGTCGACCGGGCGCTGCTGGCGGCCCTGCCCGACGGCCTGCGCCAGCCCGGCTTCGCCGCCACGGGCGGCCTGCACGCGACCGGCCTCTTCGACGCGGCGGGCGAGCTGCTGCTCGTCCGCGAGGACGTCGGGCGCCACAACGCGCTGGACAAGGTCGTCGGCCGTGCGCTGCTCGACGGCCTGCTCCCCCTCCACGACCGGGTGCTGTGCGTGAGCGGCCGGCTGGCCTTCGAGCTCGTGCAGAAGGCCGCGCTCGCGGGCTGCCCGGTGCTCGTCGGCGTGGGCGCCCCGACGTCGCTGGCCGTCTCGCTGGCGCGCGATCGCGGCATGACGCTCGCCGGCTTCGCCCGGGGCGGCTCGGTCAACGTGTACGCCGACCGAGGGCGCGTCGTCGACGGTGGCAGGCCGCCCGGCGCAGCGGAGGGCTGA